In a genomic window of Polyodon spathula isolate WHYD16114869_AA chromosome 21, ASM1765450v1, whole genome shotgun sequence:
- the pdf gene encoding peptide deformylase, mitochondrial: MTSLVLSRSLCRTLQCYTVKRCIPISGYTCKPLPVICNLCAPATRSHSSEMKQRTYWQYLKRKVIKSPSPPYQHVCQVGDPVLRSKASPVDPVEICSPQVQKVIKTLVKVMRKLDCMGLSAPQIGVPLQVIALEFTESMLHENSLNAREIKGLVPFPLKIFVNPSVRILDSRTAAFVEGCESVSGFSACVTRYHSVEISGLNERGEPVSWQTSGWPARIIQHEMDHLIGVLYIDKMDSKTFANVSWMELNE, translated from the exons ATGACATCACTGGTTTTATCAAGATCATTATGTCGCACTCTGCAGTGCTACACTGTTAAAAGATGTATTCCTATCTCCGGTTATACCTGTAAACCATTACCTGTGATATGTAACCTCTGCGCACCAGCCACAAGATCACACTCATCTGAGATGAAGCAAAGAACATATTGGCAGTACCTAAAACGCAAAGTGATTAAGTCCCCTTCGCCCCCTTATCAACACGTGTGCCAAGTTGGTGACCCAGTGCTTCGTTCAAAGGCATCCCCAGTGGACCCTGTTGAGATCTGTAGCCCGCAAGTCCAGAAAGTGATCAAAACTTTAGTCAAAGTGATGAGGAAGCTGGACTGCATGGGACTGAGCGCCCCTCAGATTGGAGTCCCTCTTCAAGTGATTGCTCTAGAATTCACAGAGAGCATGCTTCATGAAAACTCACTGAACGCTAGAGAGATAAAGGGGTTAGTACCCTTCCCACTAAAAATCTTTGTGAACCCCAGTGTTCGCATTCTGGACTCTAGAACCGCAGCGTTTGTGGAAGGCTGTGAAAGTGTCTCTGGATTCTCTGCCTGTGTTACGAGGTACCATTCAGTGGAAATCTCAG GTTTGAATGAAAGAGGGGAGCCTGTCTCATGGCAGACCAGCGGCTGGCCAGCCCGTATCATTCAGCATGAAATGGACCATTTAATTGGAGTGTTGTACATTGATAAAATGGACAGCAAAACCTTTGCAAATGTTAGTTGGATGGAACTCAATGAATAA